A window of the Streptococcus sp. 116-D4 genome harbors these coding sequences:
- a CDS encoding LytTR family DNA-binding domain-containing protein produces the protein MKHMIIQTQKTVYKVNVDDIYYIQTHPTKAHTVQIVTEEASFNMVQNLSNLENQYGETLMRCHRNCLVNLDKVKSIDFQERILFLGEEGQYAVKYARRRYREIRQKWLKEGE, from the coding sequence ATGAAACATATGATTATTCAGACACAGAAAACAGTCTATAAAGTAAACGTCGACGATATCTACTATATCCAAACACATCCAACTAAAGCCCATACCGTGCAGATTGTTACAGAAGAAGCTAGTTTTAATATGGTTCAAAATTTAAGTAATCTTGAGAACCAATATGGGGAAACCTTGATGAGATGTCATCGAAATTGTTTGGTCAATCTTGATAAAGTAAAATCGATTGATTTTCAAGAAAGAATCCTTTTTCTTGGAGAAGAAGGTCAATACGCTGTCAAGTATGCCAGACGTCGCTATAGAGAAATTCGTCAAAAATGGTTGAAAGAAGGAGAGTAA
- a CDS encoding response regulator transcription factor, which yields MRIFVLEDDFSQQARIETTIEKLLKEHHITPSSFEVFGKPDQLLEEVHEKGAHQLFFLDIEIRNEEMKGLEVARKIRDRDPYALIVFVTTHSEFMPLSFRYQVSALDYIDKALSAEEFESRIETALLYANSQDSKSLAEDCFYFKSKFAQFQYPFKEVYYLETSSKSHHVILYTETDRLEFTASLEEILKQEPRLLQCHRSFLINPANVIHLDKKEKLLFFPNGRSCLIARYKVREVSEAINNLHLVR from the coding sequence ATGAGAATATTTGTTTTAGAAGATGATTTTTCCCAACAAGCTAGAATTGAAACGACGATTGAGAAACTTTTGAAAGAACATCATATCACTCCCAGCTCTTTTGAGGTCTTTGGCAAGCCAGACCAACTGCTGGAAGAGGTGCATGAGAAGGGCGCCCATCAGCTATTCTTTTTGGATATTGAGATTCGAAATGAGGAGATGAAAGGGCTAGAAGTGGCTAGAAAGATTCGGGATCGGGATCCGTATGCCCTAATCGTCTTTGTGACGACTCACTCGGAGTTTATGCCCCTGTCCTTTCGCTACCAAGTGTCAGCTTTGGACTACATTGATAAGGCCCTTTCGGCAGAGGAATTTGAATCTCGTATCGAGACAGCCCTCCTCTATGCCAATAGTCAAGACAGTAAAAGTCTGGCGGAAGATTGTTTTTACTTTAAATCAAAATTTGCCCAATTCCAGTATCCTTTTAAAGAGGTTTACTATCTCGAAACGTCTTCTAAATCTCATCATGTCATTCTCTATACCGAGACGGACAGACTGGAATTTACAGCGAGTTTAGAGGAGATTCTCAAGCAGGAGCCTCGTCTCCTGCAGTGCCATCGCTCTTTTCTCATCAATCCTGCCAATGTGATACATTTGGATAAGAAAGAAAAACTCCTTTTCTTCCCCAATGGGAGAAGTTGCCTAATCGCGCGTTATAAGGTCAGGGAAGTGTCTGAGGCTATCAATAACTTACACTTAGTGAGGTGA